The nucleotide sequence TTCCCATGTCTGATGGGGTTTCTGGACAAATGACGAGACTGGAAGACTGGGAAGAGTTTGCTCTGTAAACCCACCTTCTCCAGGAGCAGCTCTCAAAGCCCAGGGTTGCACTGTCTAGATAGGGCTACTGGgatttaaactaattaaaataaaattagaaggcAGTGCCTCCATAGCACCAGCCCCATTTCAAGGGCTTGATAGCCTCATACGGATACACTCATCGGTCAGCACAGCTGCAATAACATTTCCACCCTCTCCGGAAGTTCTATTAGAGTGCGCCCCCGTTAAGTAGTCATTAAGCTGTTCTTTTGGTCCCTTTCTAACTCAGGTGTTTTTCCTTGGTGCAGCACCTGTGAGCTAGCCCCGAAACCCGCGGGCGTTGGGAAGGACCAGGAAGCCGGCGTGTCTGCGCCCGTGTCAAGCCGCGAGCATGGCTCAGTACAAGGGCACGATGCGCGAGGCCGGCCGGGCCATGCACCTGATCAAGAAGCGGgaaaagcagaaggagcagaTGGAGGTGCTGAAGCAGCGGATCGCCGAGGAGACCATCATCAAGTCGAAGGTGGACAAGAAATTCTCGGCTCATTACGACGCCGTGGAGGCCGAGCTCAAGTCGAGCACGGTGGGCCTGGTGACCCTGAACGACATGAAGGCCAAGCAGGAGGCCCTGCTGAAGGAGCGGGAGATACAGCTGGCCAAGAGGGAGCAGCTGGAGGCGCGGCGGCTGCAGCTGGAGGCGCTGCGGGAGAAGGAGCGCAAGCAGGAGCAGAAGCGCAAGGTCTGCAGCCTGTCCTTCACGCCGGACGAGGGCGACGAGGGCGACGAGGACGCGACGGCTGGGGAGCAGCCCGGGTCCGCGGCGGGGAGCAAGCGGCGGAAGAACCTGGGGAAGAATCCCGACGTGGACACGAGCTTCCTGCCGGACCGCGACCGCGAGGAGGAGGAGAACCGGCTGCGCGAGCAGCTGCGGCAGGAGTGGGAGGCGCGGCGCGAGAAGGTGAAGCGCGAGGAGATGGAGGTCACGTTCAGCTACTGGGACGGCTCGGGGCACCGGCGCACGGTGCGGATCCACAAGGGCGGCACGGTGCAGCAGTTCCTGAAGAAGGCGCTGCAGGGGCTGCGCAAGGACTTCCGCGAGCTGCGCTCGGCCGGCGTGGAGCAGCTCATGTACATCAAGGAGGACCTGATCCTGCCCCACTACCACACCTTCTACGACTTCATCGTCACCAAGGCCCGGGGCAAGAGCGGGCCGCTCTTCAGCTTCGACGTGCACGACGACGTGCGGCTGCTGAGCGACGCCACCATGGAGAAGGACGAGTCGCACGCGGGCAAGGTGGTGCTGCGCAGCTGGTACGAGAAGAACAAGCACATCTTCCCTGCCAGCCGCTGGGAGCCCTACGACCCCGAGAAGAAGTGGGACAAGTACACGATCCGATGACCCCCTTTCCGCTCCCCGCTAGGCTCCCTGTCCTACCCCTCCCTGGTCCTGCAGAGCCCTGGCACGCGTGGCCTTCGCAGCCTCTGATGGCCTCCTGTCCACGCCCAGGCAGCAGCACCCAGCATAGGAAACAGATCTCTGTACCCTATCACTTCCAACTTAATTTGGTGACCTTAATTTCTTACCCCAATTTGAATAAAGAGCCGAGGGTTCTCACTTTATCCAAGTGTGGTCCTTCTATTGCTgatgttttttgggggggtgcttGGTTATTTGAGGGAGTGGGTTGGTATTAATGTTACTGTGTGGACCCACTATATGGCTCTGTTGAGCTTTATTGAAACCATCACTGGGCTCTGCGGGACAGAATGAGAGTATGGGGTGCATTTTTTACCTGAGTCAAAAAGGGTTAAAACAAATAGTCATGAGCATGGACTTTGGAGCCAAACTGCCTGAGTTTGATTCCCCAGTCAGCTTCTTCACTTGCTGTGTAATTTGGGACAGACTAACtgaacctctgtgcctcagtttcctctcctgtaaGTAGGGATAAGAATAGCACTTACCTCATAAGATCCATGTGGAGATTAAACGagttaatatttgcaaagcacttaGAACTCAATAAACGTCTGCTGTTACTCTTCTTATggtcttaatttatttaaagaactgCTGTGACCCATTTCAGAACGATGTGAGGGCAAAGGTTGACCTCCCCCATAACTTTTCCCAAGATCAGGGGAGTTGGAGGGGGAAGTGGCTCACAAACTGGTGGAGCAGCCCCCTCTGGAGCCGTCCTTAGCTGCGTTGCTGAGCCCCAGGGGTTAGGAGTTGGTTAGTATAGCCTAGAGATGAGGATTAGGGCCATGCCTTGTGCCTCCAGCTCTGACATGGCTCTGCACAGTGCTGTTAAAGattctgtcatttaaaattttgatattttactcATTATGGATTTCCTTGtattaatgttgatttttaaaaatattgcgttaaaatgttatcttaaaattaaaatttttttgagagattggggaaggggcagagggagagggagagagaatcccaagcaggctctactctcagagcagagcccaacatggggctcaatcccatgaccccatgatcatgacctgagctaaaatcaagagttggaagctcaattgactgagccacccaggcacccctaaaatattaATTACTGAATTCTGGGGTGTTTccacccccttcccaccctccatTTACCTTAatgcccaaggcagatgcctcacTCATCTTACCCCAGTCCCAGCTTCTTAGAGTTCTTGCTTCAACCCATAAACAAGAACTTCCACCAAAATGTTGGCCCTTGTGGGTCCCAGCCTGTGTTGTCCATTAGGATCATCAGGGAAGCTTTTACAGCTGCCAAATTCTCAGTGATGCTCAGAGTCAGGATCTCAGTGGGAAGCAGACAGTACATGTTTTGAAGCTCTGCAGAGTTCAATGGGCAGTCAGGTTGGAGAATGAATGTGTTAAGGTTGCTTTCTCTCTACCACTTACTAATTCCTCTGCTGAGATTTCAGGCCATAAGCTCACCTGGGTCATGCCCAGGATGGGTTGAAGACCACCTGAGTGGACTCTTGGTTTATTTCAGTGGAATGTTAAATGGTACCCAAAGCCTGATGCTTGCTTGGAGCAGCAGTGTCACACCTGACATCTTGTTAGAAAGCACACACCTATTGAATTGGAATGTGTGACCCAACAAGATTACCTGGTGATTCACATGCACACTAAGATTTAGTGACCTGTGACTGGCTACATGTCTGCTCTATAGTCTGAAGCTCTAATATATTAATTCAAAACTTATACTTAGAGGGTATTAATAGTAGAGCTCTGTATTTTTGTCCAAGCCACATTTTCTAATCCAGCTTTAATAATGTTGATATGCTAACCACAGTCCAACTCCTACATCTATTTCTTAATTGGTTTGGAGTTACTTAGATTTACCTTACTTTGTTCTGCCATGCGTGACAAAACCCCAAAGTCACAGTGGCCTAAGCaagcctattttttttcctatgcaaGTCTGGGGATAAATTTGCATAGCACCAGTC is from Mustela erminea isolate mMusErm1 chromosome 4, mMusErm1.Pri, whole genome shotgun sequence and encodes:
- the FAM50B gene encoding protein FAM50B isoform X2, with translation MEVLKQRIAEETIIKSKVDKKFSAHYDAVEAELKSSTVGLVTLNDMKAKQEALLKEREIQLAKREQLEARRLQLEALREKERKQEQKRKVCSLSFTPDEGDEGDEDATAGEQPGSAAGSKRRKNLGKNPDVDTSFLPDRDREEEENRLREQLRQEWEARREKVKREEMEVTFSYWDGSGHRRTVRIHKGGTVQQFLKKALQGLRKDFRELRSAGVEQLMYIKEDLILPHYHTFYDFIVTKARGKSGPLFSFDVHDDVRLLSDATMEKDESHAGKVVLRSWYEKNKHIFPASRWEPYDPEKKWDKYTIR
- the FAM50B gene encoding protein FAM50B isoform X1; the encoded protein is MAQYKGTMREAGRAMHLIKKREKQKEQMEVLKQRIAEETIIKSKVDKKFSAHYDAVEAELKSSTVGLVTLNDMKAKQEALLKEREIQLAKREQLEARRLQLEALREKERKQEQKRKVCSLSFTPDEGDEGDEDATAGEQPGSAAGSKRRKNLGKNPDVDTSFLPDRDREEEENRLREQLRQEWEARREKVKREEMEVTFSYWDGSGHRRTVRIHKGGTVQQFLKKALQGLRKDFRELRSAGVEQLMYIKEDLILPHYHTFYDFIVTKARGKSGPLFSFDVHDDVRLLSDATMEKDESHAGKVVLRSWYEKNKHIFPASRWEPYDPEKKWDKYTIR